Proteins encoded within one genomic window of Bradyrhizobium sp. 186:
- a CDS encoding branched-chain amino acid ABC transporter permease: MTELEAGRAERLAPVRNGAVLQRYRDVLIALIAFVVLASLPMFTGSKALLDFVIRCSAYGLFATSLNLLVGYTGLTSFGHGMFFGLGAYGFGLIMQRLGLPIPVAFVATLAITAVIAAVIGAICVRLKDIYFAFVTLAFQMLIHSTILSWASFTGGDQGLRGGIPRPAFLGIDLANHVHLYVASCALLILGLLAMRQIAQSPFGYTLRMIRDNAARASFLGIDVWRAKLTVFVLAALFASMGGMVMALFVSGAYPEFAYWTISGEGIFINMLGGVSTFLGPMVGTVLLLLLNDTVTRYTEYHGIVLGVVILFFALGLRKGLLDFVAEWFAHRRDAGGGR; this comes from the coding sequence ATGACCGAGCTCGAAGCCGGACGCGCCGAGAGGCTGGCGCCGGTGCGCAACGGCGCGGTGCTGCAACGCTATCGCGACGTCCTGATCGCGCTGATCGCCTTCGTCGTGCTGGCGAGCCTGCCGATGTTCACCGGCAGCAAGGCGCTGCTCGATTTCGTCATCCGCTGCTCGGCCTACGGCCTGTTCGCGACCTCGCTCAACCTGCTGGTCGGCTACACCGGCCTGACCTCGTTCGGCCACGGCATGTTCTTCGGCCTCGGCGCCTACGGTTTTGGTCTGATCATGCAGCGGCTCGGCTTGCCGATCCCGGTGGCCTTCGTCGCGACGCTCGCGATCACCGCGGTAATCGCCGCCGTTATCGGTGCGATCTGCGTACGGCTGAAGGACATCTACTTCGCCTTCGTCACGCTCGCCTTCCAGATGCTGATCCACTCGACTATCCTGTCCTGGGCCTCCTTCACCGGCGGTGACCAGGGCCTGCGCGGTGGCATTCCGCGGCCGGCGTTCCTCGGCATCGATCTTGCCAACCACGTTCATCTCTATGTTGCGAGCTGCGCGCTGCTGATCCTCGGCCTGCTCGCGATGCGCCAGATCGCGCAATCGCCGTTCGGCTACACGCTGCGCATGATCCGCGACAACGCCGCGCGCGCGAGCTTCCTCGGCATCGATGTCTGGCGCGCAAAACTCACCGTCTTCGTGCTGGCGGCGCTGTTTGCGTCGATGGGCGGCATGGTGATGGCGTTGTTCGTCTCCGGTGCCTATCCGGAATTCGCCTACTGGACCATTTCGGGCGAGGGCATCTTCATCAACATGCTCGGTGGCGTCTCGACCTTCCTGGGGCCGATGGTCGGCACCGTGCTGCTGCTGCTGCTCAACGACACCGTCACGCGGTACACCGAGTACCACGGCATCGTGCTCGGCGTGGTCATCCTGTTCTTCGCGCTCGGCCTGCGCAAAGGCCTGCTGGATTTCGTCGCCGAATGGTTCGCGCACCGGCGCGATGCAGGCGGGGGGCGCTAG